A stretch of Heptranchias perlo isolate sHepPer1 unplaced genomic scaffold, sHepPer1.hap1 HAP1_SCAFFOLD_290, whole genome shotgun sequence DNA encodes these proteins:
- the LOC137310943 gene encoding probable G-protein coupled receptor 139, whose translation MHRQKLIHQLDLIYYPILAAVGVPVNLVAMMILSRGNCGLSQCITRYLVAMSVADLLVVIFDVILYRISYIYFRGSFLDITPVCCLIIVLLNAATDTSVWLTVTFTFDRFVAVCCQKLKTKYCTKETAAVVIVTVCVLSLLKCIPWYFVFGPQYITDNVPWDCIVKQTYFSSFGWAAFAWLHRILTPLLPFALILLLNVLTVRYILVASRARRRLRGHSSGEKDSDPEMKNRRKSIVLLFAISGSFVLLWMTGVLYFLLLRITNAYYYKGPYNPVFILQQTSRMLQLLSCCTNTCIYAVTQTKFRAQLKNAVMYLFTRIRN comes from the coding sequence TGAATTTGGTGGCGATGATGATCTTGTCCCGGGGTAATTGTGGCCTCTCCCAAtgcatcactcgctacctggtggcgatgtCAGTGGCAGATCTACTGGTGGTGATCTTTGatgtgatattgtatcggattaGTTATATTTATTTCCGAGGATCTTTCCTGGACATCACACCCGTCTGTTGTCTCATCATCGTGCTGCTAAACGCCGCCACAGACACTTCCGTCTGGTTAACGGTCACTTTCacttttgatcgatttgtggctgtttgttgccaaaagctgaaaacaaaatattgcaccaagGAAACAGCAGCGGTGGTgattgtgactgtgtgtgtgctgagctTGTTAAAATGCATTCCCTGGTACTTCGTATTTGGACCTCAATATATAACTGACAATGTCCCGTGGGACTGTATCGTAAAGCAAACTTATTTCTCCTCCTTTGGGTGGGCAGCCTTTGCTTGGCTCCATCGTATTCTCACCCCTTTGCTTCCATTCGCTTTGATTCtgttgctcaatgttctgactgtcagaTACATTTTAGTGGCGAGCAGAGctcgcaggagactccggggccaCAGCAGTGGTGAGAAAGACAGCGATCCCGAGATGAAGAATAGAAGGAAATCCATAGTTTTACTCTTTGCGATATCTGGAAGTTTTGTGCTGCTTTGGATGACGGGTGTTCTATATTTCCTATTGTTAAGAATCACAAATGCATATTATTATAAAGGTCCCTATAACCCAGTGTTTATTCTGCAGCAAACAAGCcgcatgctccagctcctgagttgctgcacaaacacgtgtatttacgcCGTGACCCAAACTAAGTTCAGAGCgcagctgaagaacgcggtgatgTATCTGTTTACTCGAATTAGGAATTAA